A genome region from Bufo gargarizans isolate SCDJY-AF-19 chromosome 2, ASM1485885v1, whole genome shotgun sequence includes the following:
- the MRPL42 gene encoding 39S ribosomal protein L42, mitochondrial has protein sequence MAAAVLSRCSAALVRCRALRCSVLGGTNGRTGPVGDQYLLREESSYSALPNDYNCEVKLALTSDGKTIVCYHPTIDIPYEHTKPIPRLDPLHNQEESHEQVLKARLHEAEGKPAPTMEELSKMFFTTKHRWYPIGQYRRRRIKKDPPKDR, from the exons ATGGCGGCCGCGGTGCTGAGCCGGTGCAGTGCTGCTCTGGTTCGGTGCCGTGCTCTGCGCTGCTCGGTCCTGGGTGGGACTAATGGCAGGACAGGACCAGTGGGAG ACCAGTACCTGCTTCGGGAAGAATCCTCCTATTCTGCACTTCCTAATGACTACAATTG TGAAGTCAAGCTGGCTCTGACATCAGATGGGAAAACCATTGTCTGCTACCATCCGACAATAGATATTCCATATGAGCACACCAAG CCTATTCCTCGACTAGATCCATTACACAACCAGGAAGAATCGCATGAGCAGGTTCTAAAAGCCAGACTGCACGAAGCTGAGGGTAAACCTGCACCAACCATGGAAGAACTGAGCAAGATGTTCTTCACCACCAAGCACCGATGGTATCCTATTGGCCA